In Gossypium arboreum isolate Shixiya-1 chromosome 6, ASM2569848v2, whole genome shotgun sequence, the following are encoded in one genomic region:
- the LOC108458491 gene encoding COBRA-like protein 10, which translates to MKLSWKVVAFMLFLFHSTNHICLAQQEGNDEADDEAEKQPTLPKGQEHCKGIFIWYNFISRTKEFPRLKNTTAQSWAFKSRVTILNMGTSELQAWKIFIGFQYKEILVSAKGAVLMSGVDFPAPVGNGTYLSGYPQTDLETSIDTANEFDRIQVKVELRGTQFGLKPPGNPMPKTIKLANDGYKCPSPTRRKASMYVCCVKDPKLKANKTTKTKFLPRQKGDLLISYDVSQAYKNNYLAQVTIENCHPLGRLDHWNLTWEWMRGEFINSLKGAYVRKVDISGCLNGKVGEYYGDMDFSKVLNCEKKPIIFDLPAEKADDAQMGKIPFCCRNGTLLPETMDSTKSKSAFIIEVFKIPPDLNRTTIYPPQKWKIVGDLNPDYRCGAPIRVEPAQSPDPTGVEAVKYAIASWQIVCNISRPTKGNSRCCVTFSAYYNKSAIPCDTCACGCEDTAKCNPNKPAMLLPPEALLVPFENRSVKAKAWAQIQHFKVPKRLPCGDNCGVSINWHVSSDYKQGWAARLTLFNWKSINFENWFTAVQFKKAGSGYERMFSFNATLLKELNNTIFIQGIEGMNYLIGKKNGSDPENDPDVAGKQQSVVTFKKSGKTWPNIAKGDGFPTKVLFNGEECALPSRIPVSTGIRVGVSLSLLFLCKFVSLLLVQRLN; encoded by the exons ATGAAATTGTCATGGAAAGTAGTAGCCTTCATGTTGTTTCTGTTTCATTCAACAAATCATATTTGTTTAGCCCAACAAGAAGGTAATGATGAGGCTGATGATGAGGCAGAAAAGCAACCTACGCTTCCCAAAGGGCAAGAACATTGTAAAGGGATATTTATTTGGTACAATTTCATCTCTAGAACAAAAGAGTTTCCCCGTTTGAAGAATACAACAGCCCAATCATGGGCATTCAAGTCCAGAGTGACCATATTGAACATGGGAACCAGTGAGTTGCAGGCTTGGAAGATTTTCATTGGGTTTCAATACAAGGAGATATTAGTTTCAGCAAAAGGAGCAGTTTTAATGAGTGGTGTGGATTTCCCAGCTCCTGTTGGCAATGGAACATACCTCTCCGGATATCCTCAAACCGATCTCGAAACTTCCATCGACACCGCTAATGAGTTTGACAGAATTCAGGTGAAAGTTGAACTCAGAGGCACACAGTTCGGACTGAAGCCACCTGGGAATCCAATGCCTAAAACAATAAAACTTGCAAATGATGGATACAAATGCCCTTCACCGACTCGTCGTA AAGCCTCAATGTACGTATGTTGTGTGAAGGACCCAAAGTTAAAAGCTAATAAAACTACAAAAACAAAGTTCTTGCCACGACAAAAAGGAGACCTTTTGATTTCGTATGATGTTAGTCAAGCCTACAAAAACAACTACCTTGCTCAGGTAACAATTGAGAACTGTCACCCTTTGGGACGTCTGGACCATTGGAACTTGACTTGGGAATGGATGAGAGGGGAATTTATAAACTCACTCAAAGGTGCTTATGTTCGAAAAGTTGATATTTCAGGCTGTTTAAATGGTAAAGTTGGGGAATACTACGGAGATATGGATTTTTCTAAAGTATTGAACTGCGAGAAAAAACCCATCATTTTTGACTTACCGGCGGAGAAAGCCGATGACGCCCAGATGGGGAAAATACCATTTTGTTGCAGAAATGGCACCCTTTTGCCAGAAACCATGGATTCAACCAAATCAAAGTCAGCTTTCATAATAGAAGTCTTCAAAATTCCACCTGATTTGAACAGAACAACCATATACCCTCCCCAAAAGTGGAAAATTGTGGGGGATCTTAATCCAGATTATAGATGTGGGGCACCTATCAGAGTGGAACCTGCTCAGTCCCCCGATCCCACTGGAGTTGAGGCAGTAAAATATGCAATCGCTAGCTGGCAAATTGTTTGCAACATCTCACGGCCAACCAAAGGCAATTCTAGATGTTGTGTTACGTTCTCTGCTTACTACAATAAGTCAGCTATTCCTTGCGACACTTGTGCCTGTGGGTGTGAAGATACAGCGAAATGCAATCCGAACAAACCGGCAATGCTTCTTCCTCCCGAGGCCCTTCTCGTTCCATTCGAAAATAGATCCGTGAAAGCCAAAGCCTGGGCGCAGATTCAACATTTTAAAGTCCCGAAGCGATTGCCTTGTGGTGACAACTGTGGGGTCAGCATAAATTGGCACGTCTCCTCGGACTACAAACAAGGATGGGCGGCTCGGCTTACCCTTTTCAATTGGAAAAGTATCAACTTCGAAAACTGGTTCACTGCGGTTCAGTTCAAGAAAGCTGGTTCTGGGTACGAAAGAATGTTCTCTTTCAATGCAACATTATTGAAAGAACTCAACAATACCATCTTCATCCAAGGCATAGAAGGGATGAATTATTTGATTGGAAAGAAGAACGGTTCAGACCCAGAAAATGATCCCGATGTGGCTGGAAAACAACAATCTGTTGTTACCTTTAAAAAGAGCGGAAAGACATGGCCCAATATTGCTAAAGGAGATGGATTTCCAACAAAGGTCCTTTTCAATGGTGAAGAATGTGCACTTCCTTCACGTATTCCAGTTTCAACTGGAATCCGAGTCGGTGTTAGTTTATCGTTACTTTTTCTTTGCAAATTTGTGAGCTTGTTGTTGGTACAACGTCTCAACTGA